A section of the Cenarchaeum symbiont of Oopsacas minuta genome encodes:
- a CDS encoding Transposase, whose translation MEEIKHLAFTPNDAMLKNQAEWKKRIRYGQRWIIEVVFSAFKRVFGDSVMSRKWDHIVQELRLKVWVYNMFCDAGLSTP comes from the coding sequence TTGGAAGAAATAAAGCATCTTGCATTTACTCCAAATGATGCAATGTTAAAAAACCAAGCAGAGTGGAAAAAACGCATCAGATATGGTCAACGTTGGATAATTGAGGTAGTGTTTTCTGCATTTAAGAGAGTATTTGGGGATTCTGTCATGTCAAGAAAATGGGATCACATTGTGCAAGAGCTTCGATTAAAGGTATGGGTTTACAACATGTTTTGTGATGCGGGTTTGAGTACACCTTGA
- a CDS encoding cysteine desulfurase, which yields MIYLDNAASTMIREEVLKEMSQVLRKQYGNPSSIHMYGRAAEKIVSMARRHVATLICAKPYEILFTSGGTESNNTAIRCSIQDEHAHIITTSIEHDAVLEPCHMLERSGYNVTYVAPEKSGIVNVQDIINAMTEKTRLVSIMLANNEVGTIQPIQQISKECKKRNILLHTDAVQAVGKIPINVTDLGVDLLSMSSHKINGPKGVGALYVRHGIKLDPMILGGGQEKGLRSGTENVSSIAGFGVACKMTYENLERETSHIMYLRERLVEKICSEISYTLYNGDAKKRTCNNAHFTFLGINGEDLIIKLDEYGIAASTGSACSVRIQKASHVLLAMGFSYEQITGSLRLSLGIFNTKEEVDRTVDVLKKAITELRAVSPLKSKYNF from the coding sequence TTGATCTATCTAGATAACGCTGCATCCACTATGATACGAGAAGAAGTTTTAAAAGAGATGAGTCAAGTTTTGCGTAAACAATATGGTAATCCTTCTTCCATCCATATGTATGGACGCGCTGCAGAGAAGATAGTAAGTATGGCACGTAGACACGTGGCCACTCTGATCTGCGCCAAGCCCTATGAGATTTTATTTACATCTGGGGGGACAGAGTCAAATAATACTGCAATACGATGCTCCATACAAGATGAGCATGCACACATTATAACCACATCAATAGAACATGATGCAGTATTAGAACCATGTCATATGCTTGAAAGATCAGGTTACAATGTAACATATGTTGCACCAGAAAAATCTGGCATTGTAAATGTACAAGACATCATAAATGCAATGACGGAAAAAACTCGTCTTGTATCCATCATGCTAGCAAACAACGAGGTAGGAACCATACAGCCCATACAGCAGATATCAAAAGAATGTAAAAAAAGAAACATACTGCTGCACACTGACGCAGTTCAAGCTGTTGGAAAAATTCCCATAAATGTGACAGATCTTGGAGTAGATTTACTCTCAATGTCCTCACATAAGATAAATGGACCAAAGGGTGTTGGGGCATTATATGTAAGGCATGGCATAAAACTTGATCCTATGATCTTGGGCGGGGGACAGGAGAAAGGACTACGTTCTGGTACTGAAAATGTATCTAGTATAGCAGGATTTGGTGTTGCGTGTAAGATGACATATGAAAATCTAGAGAGAGAGACTAGTCATATAATGTATCTGAGAGAGAGGCTCGTTGAAAAGATATGCTCCGAGATATCATATACTTTGTATAACGGAGATGCAAAAAAACGCACATGTAACAACGCACATTTTACATTCCTGGGCATAAATGGCGAGGATCTGATCATAAAACTAGATGAATACGGCATAGCTGCATCAACTGGTTCTGCATGCTCTGTTAGAATACAAAAAGCATCTCATGTACTCTTGGCAATGGGATTTTCGTATGAACAGATAACTGGATCACTAAGACTCAGTCTTGGCATATTCAATACCAAAGAAGAAGTCGATAGAACAGTAGACGTGCTCAAAAAAGCTATTACAGAGCTTCGTGCAGTATCACCATTAAAATCAAAATACAATTTTTAA
- a CDS encoding ATP-utilizing protein — protein sequence VWDRPSNSCLASRVPWGTKVTAERLCRIELAETVVKNSTGARQVRVRDIGGAARIEVGKKDIDRILNSDVVKMLDKPLRLIGFTSVTIDTCGYVPGGANVVTD from the coding sequence GTATGGGATAGACCATCAAATTCGTGTCTTGCATCACGTGTTCCATGGGGTACAAAGGTTACTGCTGAACGACTTTGTAGAATAGAGCTTGCCGAGACGGTGGTTAAAAATTCCACTGGGGCACGACAGGTACGCGTGCGTGACATCGGAGGAGCTGCTCGCATCGAGGTAGGAAAAAAAGACATTGACAGAATTTTAAACTCGGATGTTGTAAAGATGCTCGATAAACCCTTGAGACTAATTGGATTCACATCGGTTACTATAGATACATGCGGATATGTACCTGGAGGAGCAAACGTGGTGACAGATTGA